DNA from Candidatus Saccharimonadales bacterium:
CAGGAAAAGCATTTTTAGTTGCAATCTTATTGGTCGCCACCTACGTACCACACTTTTTATTTGAGCGCGGCTACAAAGTCGCACTACCGGTTGAGTTCCATTTTGTAGCAATCATCTTTTTATTTAGTTGTATTTACGCCGGTACGATTTCACATTTATACGCATTTTGGCCCTGGTGGGATGACGCTATGCACGGAGTGTCGGGTATAGTTTTTGGTTTCTTAGGGTTTATGGTTTTATACACCCTGCACGAGCAAAAAAAGATTAAAATGTCGCTTAAACTTTTGGCACTTTTTGCATTTTGCTTTGGCGTTGCCAGTGGTGCAATTTGGGAGATCGCCGAATATTTTAGTGATACTTTTTTGGGAACAAACGCCCAACACGCCAACCAAGATACAATGGACGATATAGTTCTAGATGCACTTGGTGCGTTAGTAGTTTCTATCGCAGGCTACCGATATCTGAAGAATGGTAAAGGCTATTTACATCGTCTGCTTAGCAATTTCAAGTATCACAATCCACAGCTCTTTGGTTCGACGGGCGCCCCCGAGGAAACTGAAGCCAAGTGATTTTTAGCGTAAAGCAATTAGGCAGTGGCGATAAGTTAGTATTATTTTATATTGGTTGGCGCGGCGAACTAAAAACCTACAATTATCCTATAAAAAAACTGGTGAACGCCGGGTTTAAAGTTATTGCTTACGAGTATGAGAGTGGTGTTTTGACGCCTAATATAGAAGCCACGCTAAAAAATGCCAAAGCGATTTTAGATGATAGCTTAAGAAAGATCGAAGAGAACAAGAGTGCCACTCAAATTGCGACTTTCGGAACAAGTTATGGAACTTTGATCGCGAGTTTAGTGGCCAAAAAATCGCCAAAAGTAAGTAAGGTAATTTTAAACTTAGCCGGCGACTGGTTGGGCGACACAGTTTGGAGCTGGGATCGAACCAACAAAGATTTTAAAGACGAGCTAATCAAAGATGGGGTTAGTAAGATTCAGCTGCATTCAGCCTGGGCGACAATAAGCTCTGCATATCAATCTGAAAAATTAAAAGACAAAGATGTTTTATTGTATGTGGCCAAAAACGATCATGTAATTCCGTATGACCGCGGAATAGCTTTAGCGCGCGATTTAAAAAAAGGTGGTGCAAATGTGATTCTAAAAACAAATCGGTTTGGTCACATGGTTAGCATAATTGTAAACTTAGCACGGTCAAAAACTTATTTGGATTTTTTGCAAAAATAAGGTTATATAAAAGCTATGGCAAAAATCGACCACGCAATTGTAGATATTTTAATTATTAAAGACGACAAGTTTTTGCTTGTTCAAGAAAGCAAACCAGGGCGAGAAGGCTTATATAACATCCCCGGCGGTCATGTAGACGCGCACGAAACCCTTTTTGAAGCAGCGGTTCGCGAAGCTAAAGAAGA
Protein-coding regions in this window:
- a CDS encoding prolyl oligopeptidase family serine peptidase, producing MIFSVKQLGSGDKLVLFYIGWRGELKTYNYPIKKLVNAGFKVIAYEYESGVLTPNIEATLKNAKAILDDSLRKIEENKSATQIATFGTSYGTLIASLVAKKSPKVSKVILNLAGDWLGDTVWSWDRTNKDFKDELIKDGVSKIQLHSAWATISSAYQSEKLKDKDVLLYVAKNDHVIPYDRGIALARDLKKGGANVILKTNRFGHMVSIIVNLARSKTYLDFLQK